Genomic DNA from Channa argus isolate prfri chromosome 10, Channa argus male v1.0, whole genome shotgun sequence:
TAATTTGGAGGTTTAGCCATGTATTTAGACTACCtatgtttctcttttcctctcttcatTCAGCATTCAGTATTTCCAGTATGTCATCTACGGTTTGGcctcctttttcttcctctactGCATTGTGCTGTTGGCTGAGGGCTTCTACACCACAAGTGTTGCCAAGCAAACATTTGGAGAGTTCAGGAGCACCATGTGTGGCCGCTGCCTCAGCTCCTCGGTAAGATGGCCCAGAGTGGGACAAGCACAGGGGATTGGAGAGATTGGATGGGATTAATATATATATCACTCCCTGGTGGGTGCTGAGCCAAAAATCTTAAGGTTGCTTAAAACCTCTGGGGACATGCAGCGATAagcatacagtgtgtgtttgagcagttgggggtggggtggggtggatTGGTGCTGGGGTTTGAAGAGAAAGAGGCAAACACACAGTTAGATAATAAGTAAAGCTAATCAGAAAAGTAAATTTGGTCACTGAGTCACTACTCATAAAAACATTCCCGTTGttacttacagtatgtgcatcAGTTTATTATGATGGTGCACCCTAATGTTTACTCTGCTTTGTCCTTGTACAGTTTATTGTGGTGACATATGTACTAGCGGTGCTGTGGCTGTTGGTGTTTGCCTTCTCTGCCCTTCCTGTCTACTTTTTCTACAACATGGATGCTACCTGCCACACTATTGATGTTCTGACGGAGACCCCAGCAAGTATCAACCAGCTCTGTGTTGATGCACGACAATATGGTAACAAGAAACCCGTTTATAACAACTTGTTTACATCTGGTGATTTTAAATGTTCCTTttcctttaataataataacaatgaaagGATCTACCAAGAACTGACTGTGTTGCCAAAGCCTAGAATAGCTTATTTCTGCATTACGTCTTTAAATCACATAGTGAGTCACTCAGTTACAATGAATCCACAGCTCAGTTCCCAAAAGAGTCACTATTGACAAATATTTTTGGTTAAGTTTCATCCAATTAATGTGTAAGAGAAAAATGGGTTTGTGAGCAGTTTTTAACAGTTACATCATCAGTAGTAACTTTTAGGCTGAGAGCTTAAAAATTGAGGAACGCATTAttggtttttatcttttaattttacttgCAGACATTAAGACAAAATACAGAATATGCCAATACTACCCTTGTAATATAACCAACATAGAATTGATAAGatattctgcattttaaaagggcTCTTGCCATGGAACGCAGTACCAGGGAAAGCTTGTGGTATGACACTGTCCACTGTTTGCAAGACCAGAGAGGTAAGGACTAGGAAATGACTAAAGTGCTGGAGTCATGATGTATAGTTAGCCTGactaaaaataaagcagacatGCTCTCACCACTAAAGCAAATCTCCTCCTTTCAGTACCGAATGACCTATGACCTTTACATTGCGGCATTCGCCGGTGCGGGGATCACACTCTTGGCTCTGGTGAGTGATTATGCTTCAGCTAGAGCCAGTTTGGCCATGCTGCCATAGTGGTGTACAACAATAGCATTATTGCTTATGTGACTTAGTGACGCTCAAAGCGTAGGCGTTGAGGCATCTGAGGCCTCCATGACTGATGACTTTTATACTATTGTTCTCTGTTCCTCTTTCTCAGCTGACACAAACATTACAATATTGCCGTAATGTCTGGTGGTTTTCCAGCCAGGCAAATGGTGCACCCATTATACTTGCATGCTCCATTACAGAAGCTATTACAGAGATGGTTTCTGCTATCAAATTAATGTCATTGGCAgctacttctagcttttttttttcttatttgtagaGTATTTGGATGATGTggatttctcttctttttactTCTGCTCTGACActtcctttctctgcttcttttttcatAGCTGACCTATACTGCGTCAACCACCTATAATTTTGCTGTTCTGCGGTATCTAGGAAGAAAGGGGATTGGTGGAAGGTGTTAGGCTCTCTAGCTGTCTGCTCAATCATTTCTTCACCAACATGGGGATCTGAAGGGACACCAATTCTCTTGTCCCACCACATCTGCACAGGACCACCAGTGGTTGCGGACTTTTGaaaatctttatatttttactttcttcatAGTAAGGAGgttattgttttttactttttgtctttttatgagTGTGATTTATCTACAGCTTGCAGTACATCTTGTCATATGTCATATTCCccaaaatgtttgtaaattacTGCTCTTGTTGTTCGTTGTCTAAAATGTATTCCTACTTCTCATCACAGACACTTAACATATCACTAAAAATTAACATACGAGAATGTTAGGTAACAATTTGCAACACGCATAGAGCAAGAATGCAGCTGTTACACAGAATAGGTATTATAGGATGCCATGGCTACCATCCCTCACATCTGGTTACCATGGGGGTAGACAAGCATGCATTGGCAGTCACACGCTGACCTCAGGACTTTTCTCACGGGCTGAAGAAAAGCCTCAACAATGGAGTCATGCCTGTTTTAGAAGCTAGCCAATAAGGAGCCAGTTCAAGGGGCCACCTGCACTATGAGTCTCTGCAAATGGTTATATTACATGGTAAGGGAGAGGGTCCTCTGGACAAAGAGAGTTGGACCTCTCTAAAGCCTCAATGCAGCCCATCTGGGACAGCAACCACTTGCACACATCACATCCACACACTGCTTCATGACCCCTACCTCCCTGCAAAAAGTTGAGATGATGGATTCCAAGGGGAGAGACTGAAGTAATTTTTGACTATCTTGAATGGTTTATTTTTGACAAAGGGACATGCTTGTTTAGTTCTGATCTATAAAGgtctgaatttgtttttcctaCTTTTGAGATGACAAAAGCACTAGGTGCTTATTGAGTACCCTCTTTATTAGACATGAAACACATTGTTGAGGTGTGAATTTATCCCCTGCTGTTGCATGAATGAGATTTATAGAGATAGGACAACTTTGTTCCGTCTCTTACATTTTAGGAATTTTGTTGTAGTTATTGTATAACACAACgttttacatattgtagctGAATTTACTACTCCTTTTACACTTTGGATATTACTAACAAATTCTATGGCAACTTAATAATTAGATCAGTTTATTTTGTGGAAGCTATATCCAGCTAAGAGTGgtgaatgtttgatttttttttgtgttggtaatatttgataataaaaacaatatacaagTATTTATGCAGAGTGCctcaaattttttatttatctattttttttggTATGTGTGAAAGCACAGTGTCGGCTGTGGTGTCACTATTTTACTGGTACACCATCCCTGGCTTCCTGCCAAATCAAGGGGCCAAGGTGTTTTGTAAGGTGTTTTGTATTCTCTCCTCTTGTGTCCACAGGTGCACTCTTCCCTGCACTTGGCTGTGAATCATGTGTATCTGAGGAAGCTGAGGCGTAGGgcaaaagaggagaggagaggccGTGACCTGTATGGGAGAACACAGAGGGATAGACGAGGGACAATGTGCTCTCCATACCCTGCAAACACATCTGACATCTCCTGACCGCACCTCCAGTTCTGCTGCAGATTTCCATGATAACCATAATACCAGAACTGAGCTGTCATCAATTATTATATTCTTTAAAGTGTTCCAGTTTAGTGGCCCATGTTGGTTGTATTTGTTAAAGTAATGATTTTTGTCATGAAAATACAGGCTACAGTTTAATTCAATATTTTGTGCTTATTTACTGTCAAGTTCGGCATTTGACCCATGTTTAGAGATTCTGTACTTTTTCTGTGACCAACATGACCTGACCAGCCTGGGCCAGATTTCACAGTACGCAGAGCATCCTAGATATTCTTATTTAtgatgggaaaataaaaaatgcattgcaTGCTTGTTTTTGCACACGTATTTGGTCATTCAATGTCATTGAAGGTATTAGGTGATGAAattgataaaatgaaataaGGTGTGTTTTGAGGTGAAATTTCAAGACTGGCAATATCCCCTCTAAGAAATCTCCAATTTCCTTAACATTTTGCTGCTTATTACTAGTTTTTCCTTGATGGTGAAGTGACTGGAAACAGTTGGAAAACTTTTACTAATGAATTTGAGTGAcctattttactttttaaaaaaatgtttaaaaataacttttgtttGCAAACGttaagtcatttttaaagcCACATACTTTCATGAATTTTCAAGGtaccaaaaccacacacaagATAGTGACTCCATTTTGTATGTcgcatgttttatttgtagcCAAGCACTGAAGAGTGTTCCAGCATGTTGGCACAACCAGTTTTATCCTCTGTAGTGCAAAAACAGGAGTAGGGGAAGTCCATTAGATCAACACATAATCATGATGAACAGTCTAACTTTCACTTCCAGTTTAAATTATACCCAAGGGATGAGCACTGAGAGTGTAACAGACGTTCACTGTCATTTTGTACATTATAAAATGAATGCCCTTTGCAATTTACATAAGCCCAAAGAGATTAGATTTTacattcataaatattaaagtgacataaaaaaaaataaattagactGGGTTGCAGTGGTATAAGACATCATCATGAGAGGAACATCATTTTAAGTTTTTGCTACCAGCTTGTTAAGTACCCACTGATTTTCAGGTATGTCAGCTTTTAGGTAAACACTTTGATAGGCTACATGATATGTATAGGGTAAAACATAAAATGGTACAGTAAGGAGACAAAGTATTATGTTTAATTATAACTGACATGTGATACACTAAGAGCCCTCATTTTTTGCTTTGAATTAGTGTAGGCTAACAGCTTGTTAAAATGCCCTACTTACTTCACAgttaatgcagttttttttcatacactttgagtaccaatgcTCAAACCCACCTCATAAATGTTGTAACAGCAATCATACAGACaagatatgtatttattataagcCTACATTAAACCAAAGAACCGTGTAATAAGCATATATGACAGTACCTGATTGGATTTGGTTCACTTTCACAGTGAAGCTTTTGTAACGCTCACCATTAGTCTGCATGCATATTGAAATATGAtgcaatttttaatttgaaaggcTAAGAATGTGATCTCAGCATGAAAGACCACCAACATAACAGAACCAACATAATGAGAACCAGAGCAACTTTGCGTAGTCagagaatgaaaacattttatctcaTTTATGCAACAGGTTTAGTTGTTTGAGCAGATGCTATATAAAAAACGATTCAAGCAGCAATCGAAATATAAACCATGTTAAAGTCAGTTTGAAGAACTGAATATCAggtatattatttttaaacaacacacacacaaaaaacactgacCCCTGGCCAACAGGAGTAAAATCCATGGTGACGACGGTCAAATGTATCTGTGGCAAGAAAACAGCtgtgtaaaaacactgaaataaaagtaaCGTACCATCCAGATAAACAGAGGGAAACATTCTCAGAATACACAGTTGTATATTTCACTTAATACTACATGAATGGACGTGAGAAGTGATGTACAATGTACACTTTAGTTGTAATAACATTATCCTCGTAATATCGTTATCCTCagaatatttcacatttagctGAGAACTAAAATGACCTGACTGATAGCAAGAGCTCAAAGATATTCAAAGCTAAAGAACTGGAATGTTAAGGCCCACCCGAAATCATCAAGGCAGGATTACAAACATGCTATGATTAGGAaaacaatgttaattttaatcTTATCTACACATCAGAACCACAGACTTTAATTAGCCCCTGATCAAACACTAAAGTCAAATGTAAATACCAGGCAAGAATCTCAGTGAAAAATAACTAATGATGGAAATGTAAACAGCCGTTTATCAACAACAGTAGTATTATTTCTGAGAAACGCTGAACTTAGCGAAATAGGCCCGTACcctaaaatttaaataaaataaaattgatcaGACAATGCCTGCTTAATACACCTCTGGCGACTCAGTAGGCAGAATAGTCAAATAAAAGCACCACAATAGCTCGTACCCAGTGCATACAATCAGAGCTACTACGGTAGCTCCCGTAAAACCCTTCACCTGAAAACAAATCTTCCTTTTGAGCAGCTTTTCTCAATACTAATACCTGCATAGATTGGGAACACCGTCACctaaagacactgaaaacacatcatAGCTCTCTAGCGACTGCTGCTCATTGTGTTGTCAGTGTAAAACACATCACGTTTTGGACAGAGTTAAACCGTTACAAGACCAACTGTATGTTGCAATGCAAAAGGGATAAGTGTGGCCTTCAAGGAAGGGCTGTATTAATTGagattttaattagtttaaaagCGGCCACTGATAATACTCCTGCATAGGATAACAAAGATGAAGCTgggtaaaatgtttctgtataaCACTACGCTAAAGCAGACAGACTACAGAGAATGTGCCTGTTAGTGTGCCTGTACCTTGGTTAGAGACATTTTTTCAATGATAGACACCACCTGAATCCTTAATGCTGCCTTCCTAAGAACCAATCCCTTATCAACCATCCCCTATTAAGGGGACACTGTACTCAGTATCTTGTACCTATAGTACGTGTACCATAAACAATATACTATATAATTGGCTCTCAAAACTGCCTCTGGCAAGTTTCAGCCAAAGAGATTAAGACAAGGTGGATTCACACCCTGACCAATCAGCAACAAGATGTGCGAGCGATTTTGCGGTTGCCATGGAGATCAATAGTACTACTTAGTAGTGCATGGTCAATCTGGTCCTCAGCAGCCAGAACCTCTCTGACGGCTGCTTCAAATGCAGCTGTGACGTTAGTGTCATCCTTAGCGCTGGTTTCAAAATAAGGACAGCAGCCGTTCTCTTCACACCAGGCTCGTGCTTCATCCTCCCCCACCGCCCTCTGCTCCATGTCTATCTTATTGCCTAGCACAACAAAAGGAAACCGCTCAGGGTCTTTGACATCCGAGTAGTACATGAACTCCTTCTTCCAGCAGCCGAGGTTTTGGAAGCTCTGCACGTCATTTACAGCAAATGTGAGCAGGCAGCAGTCTGCGCCTCGGTAGAAGGGTGTGCGCAGGGACTTAAAGCGCTCCTGCCCTGCTGTGTCCCAGATCTGAAGAGTGACCAGGCGCCCATCCACCTCTAGGTCCCGGTTGAGAAATTCCACACCTATCGTATGAAAGGACTGGGAGTCGAAGCGATCTGTGACATAGCGGTTCATCAAGGAGGACTTGCCCACCCCACCATCCCCCAGCAGGATCACTTTCAGCAGTAGGCTCTTACCACTCATTATGCTTCCTGCCACCCAGCAGGGCCTCCTCAATGGATTACAGGCCTCCACACCAGGTGAAAATCAAGGGTCAATTTAAcctagaaagaaaaacaataacaaaaatgtattctttctAGACAATCAAAAATTACTTTTGGGTAACGGCaaataaaagatttgaaaaATCTGCAGTCAAAGCAGTTTTTAGGGCAGCCTGCCAAGCTTAAAGACTGCTGTTGTAGTAGTATCTGTATTCAACCTCAATAGAACCATTGTGACAACAAGTGAAAAACAATAAGACATGTGTAATGTTGACTTATTTAAGAAACACAATGACAGGGGTGAATGAGCAAAATGTCTACCAAAGGTCTCCGGCTGAAGTATGAGGCTCTGGGCTGGACGGCTACAGCTTTGTTGTTTACTACACGACACAGTGACAGTGACTTATGACAGTCTGCAAATACGCTATGCCTGGCTTCACCGACGTGTCAGTTGTGGTGTGCGACACAAACACTTCCCTAAAACCTAAAGACAGCATTTGTTCTATGACTTTTATCATTACCAAAGCCTGTCATGTCATGTCTGAGTACTACGCCACAACAACCGGGGCGAGTCGGGATCACAAGCGGACTATGTATAAAGGACCACTGCACATGCGCAGACCACAAACCGACAGCTTGATGCGAACTGACTGGCAAATAAAACTGTAGTAAAGCTGCTGCGTTGACTGTATCTTTAAAGAGAAATCAGAAGCGAAATATGTCAAATACTTCTAAAgaaactttaataaaacaatcagTTTAACTGATGTAGCGACTTAGCAAGCTAGCCGGCTATTCTGACGGCTTGTTGACATTCTATCCTGGTTAAGCTAACTGTTGGCCTCAGTGTACAAGCGACTCTAAAGAaataggcaaaaaaaacaaaaaaacaaatgatacaaCAGGgtaatgtatatatatttaaatgcatcTAATTTAAGGACAATAGACATATATTTTCACTCACCCTGATCCTAATACTTGATTTTGTGTTCTCTACCCTGCTCCCTTACATCCGAGATTGAGTGTCGTGACGTGCGTGCCCAGATTGGCCGCGGTCCTAGAGTCCGCAAAGTTACCTCACCTCTCAAAATGATGAGTGTTGTTGAGTCTTCTACTCTGAAAAACGTAAATATTCTACTACTGTTTCTCGGTCTTTTCTGTTTATTCTACCAAATTCAGTTTAACTGATACAAGTGACTTCTTGCATTTgcaaataacatatttttaatcaagATATTAGTTGTCCACCATCAGCTGAAATTATAATTCGATTCAAACAAGCATTAGAAAGATATTACTCTTGACTCTGGGTAACCATGACacaattgttaaaataataaatattgttaaaataataaaataaaacaatttactCTTGTTTGCTGCAGTTCCAACATATACCTGAACACGTTTTAAGGTGAAAATACTTCATTTAAACTGTTACTGTTCTCTGACTTATTGTTCTATGACTTATTTTCCACAACATTAGAGAAGAAAATactacattttgtatttgtaaaacaaCAGACAAGTAGTAAATGTAGTTGTGATGACCTTTCCATTTCTGTAAGCAACTTAGCATCTTGTTTTATGTAGACTACACAGCCTACATGCATATATTAcgatgtccaaaccacctcaatctgtcctgtCTGACAtaatctccaaaacatctaatatgAACAATACCACAGCTACTCTCTCAGCGCCCTGttatacgctttctctaaatctacaaagacacaatgcaactccctatgatcTTTTCTGTACTTTTGTACAAATTTGTACAAAGCAAATATTGCATCTGTTATTGCATCTCTttaacgtcctcctcacttgaCACTTACTAATCTTTATTACTTCCTGCTCAACACCACTTacctcttctcctctttgttctctttctaatATGGCAAATAAGTCTTTTTAAATAAGACTATGGAAGGAGGAACTGATACTAAACCTGCCTGCACCTGGTTTATTGAAACTATTCCTGTGTCGCTGGTGATTcgttttgatttttaaaaagtagtttattGTGAGATGTGTTAAGTCCTACCCAAGTGTTATGTGATTGTAATGTGTAAtgcaaatttgaataaaaatttaGTGGGGTAAAAGTCAtaatttgctcttagatg
This window encodes:
- the rab9b gene encoding ras-related protein Rab-9B, translated to MSGKSLLLKVILLGDGGVGKSSLMNRYVTDRFDSQSFHTIGVEFLNRDLEVDGRLVTLQIWDTAGQERFKSLRTPFYRGADCCLLTFAVNDVQSFQNLGCWKKEFMYYSDVKDPERFPFVVLGNKIDMEQRAVGEDEARAWCEENGCCPYFETSAKDDTNVTAAFEAAVREVLAAEDQIDHALLSSTIDLHGNRKIARTSCC
- the LOC137133718 gene encoding myelin proteolipid protein-like, producing MGCYDCCMRCLGGVPYCSLVATLLCFSGIALFCGCGHQALTETERLIETYFARNLQDYITLAYIIQYFQYVIYGLASFFFLYCIVLLAEGFYTTSVAKQTFGEFRSTMCGRCLSSSFIVVTYVLAVLWLLVFAFSALPVYFFYNMDATCHTIDVLTETPASINQLCVDARQYGLLPWNAVPGKACGMTLSTVCKTREYRMTYDLYIAAFAGAGITLLALLTYTASTTYNFAVLRYLGRKGIGGRC